Proteins found in one Actinokineospora alba genomic segment:
- a CDS encoding ABC-F family ATP-binding cassette domain-containing protein: MANLVNLENVSKSFGVRPLLDEVSLGVGQGDRIGVVGLNGGGKTTLLEVLAGIEPADSGRVSRVRDLRMAVVTQRTELPKDSTVRHAVLEPLGITEEHQWAADPRARSILEGLEITTLGFDSPVDTMSGGERRRVALAATLVQELDLVILDEPTNHLDVEGVRWLADHLISRGTALVVVTHDRWFLDTVCTRTWEVVNGKVEQYEGGYADWIYARAERGRLADTIEEKRRNLARKELAWLRRGAPARTSKPRYRIEAAEALISDVPPPRDSVELLAFAKRRLGRTVLELEDVSIAAGDKPILDHETYRIGPGDRVGLVGVNGSGKTTLLRLLAGDSEPSTGKRVQGQTVRLAHLTQELRELPPEQRVLEAIEEVARRVTLGKQDLSASQLAERFGFPANKQWTPVGDLSGGERRRLQLARLLMAEPNVLLLDEPTNDLDIDTLQQLEDLLDSWPGTMVVVSHDRYLVERVCDSVVALFGDGKITPLIGGIEEYLKIRTAAIAAAVPVKTGGGAATKSSATERRAAQKELAKLERQMQTLTTKEKKLHAALAEAATEPTKLLELDAELRKVVADKEEVELRWMEVAELAE, translated from the coding sequence ATGGCCAACCTGGTCAACCTGGAGAACGTCAGCAAGAGCTTTGGCGTCCGACCCCTGCTCGACGAGGTGTCCCTGGGCGTCGGCCAAGGTGACCGGATCGGCGTCGTCGGGCTCAACGGCGGCGGCAAGACCACGCTGCTCGAGGTGCTGGCCGGGATCGAACCGGCCGACTCCGGCCGGGTCAGCCGGGTCCGTGACCTGCGGATGGCCGTGGTCACCCAGCGCACCGAGCTGCCGAAGGACTCGACCGTGCGGCACGCGGTCCTCGAACCCCTGGGCATCACCGAGGAACACCAGTGGGCGGCCGACCCGCGCGCCCGCTCGATCCTCGAAGGCCTGGAGATCACCACGCTGGGCTTCGACAGCCCGGTCGACACCATGTCCGGTGGCGAGCGGCGCCGCGTCGCGCTGGCCGCGACCCTGGTGCAGGAGCTGGACCTGGTCATCCTCGACGAGCCGACCAACCACCTCGACGTCGAGGGTGTGCGCTGGCTCGCCGACCACCTGATCAGCCGGGGCACCGCGCTGGTGGTCGTCACCCACGACCGGTGGTTCCTCGACACGGTCTGCACGCGCACGTGGGAAGTCGTCAACGGCAAGGTCGAGCAGTACGAGGGCGGCTACGCGGACTGGATCTACGCCCGCGCCGAGCGCGGCAGGCTCGCCGACACCATCGAGGAGAAGCGCCGCAACCTCGCCCGCAAGGAACTGGCGTGGCTGCGCCGCGGCGCCCCCGCGCGCACGTCGAAGCCGCGCTACCGGATCGAGGCCGCCGAGGCGCTGATCTCCGACGTCCCGCCGCCGCGCGACAGCGTCGAGCTGCTGGCCTTCGCCAAGCGCAGGCTCGGCCGCACGGTGCTGGAGCTGGAGGACGTGTCCATCGCGGCGGGGGACAAGCCGATCCTCGACCACGAGACCTACCGCATCGGCCCGGGCGACCGGGTCGGTCTGGTCGGCGTCAACGGCTCCGGCAAGACGACACTGTTGCGCCTGCTCGCGGGCGACTCCGAGCCGTCGACGGGCAAGCGCGTCCAGGGGCAGACCGTGCGCCTCGCGCACCTGACCCAGGAACTGCGTGAGCTGCCGCCCGAGCAGCGGGTCCTGGAGGCGATCGAGGAGGTCGCCCGCCGGGTGACCCTCGGCAAGCAGGACCTGTCGGCCTCGCAGCTGGCGGAGCGCTTCGGTTTCCCGGCGAACAAGCAGTGGACGCCGGTCGGGGATCTGTCCGGCGGCGAGCGGCGCAGGCTGCAGCTGGCCCGGCTGCTGATGGCCGAGCCGAACGTGCTGCTCCTCGACGAGCCGACGAACGACCTCGACATCGACACCCTGCAGCAGCTCGAAGACCTGCTCGACTCGTGGCCGGGCACCATGGTGGTCGTCTCCCACGACCGGTACCTGGTCGAACGCGTCTGCGACTCGGTCGTCGCCCTGTTCGGCGACGGCAAGATCACCCCGCTGATCGGCGGCATCGAGGAGTACCTGAAGATCCGCACGGCCGCGATCGCCGCCGCGGTGCCCGTCAAGACCGGTGGCGGCGCCGCGACGAAGTCGAGCGCGACCGAGCGGCGAGCGGCGCAGAAGGAGCTGGCGAAGCTCGAACGCCAGATGCAGACGCTGACCACCAAGGAGAAGAAGCTCCACGCGGCGCTGGCGGAGGCCGCCACCGAGCCGACCAAGCTGCTCGAACTCGACGCTGAGCTGCGCAAGGTCGTCGCGGACAAAGAAGAGGTCGAACTCCGGTGGATGGAAGTCGCTGAACTCGCCGAGTAG
- a CDS encoding 4-(cytidine 5'-diphospho)-2-C-methyl-D-erythritol kinase produces MLAVVPPPVTVRVPSKVNLHLAVGDLRPDGYHDLTTIFQALSLTDEVTVAIADEPGVEVHGEGADAVPTGASNLAWRAVQELARHVGRDPDEPKIRVVINKGIPVSGGMAGGSADAAATLVGLASLWRLDITRDELAGICAKLGSDVPFTLYGGTALGTGRGEKLVPVLSRHTYHWVLAFDRRGLSTPKVFTELDRLRDEGDPPRIGAVEPVLEALATGDPRQLALLLGNDMQAAAVSLRPGLRRTLRAGVSAGALAGTVSGSGPTCAFLCSDGESALRVAAELAGAGVCRTVRVAHGPVPGARVIGGDETPRPIPPQVHA; encoded by the coding sequence GTGCTCGCTGTCGTACCGCCACCGGTGACCGTCCGTGTGCCGTCCAAGGTGAACCTCCACCTTGCCGTCGGTGACCTCCGCCCGGACGGCTATCACGACCTGACCACGATCTTCCAGGCGCTGTCGCTGACCGACGAGGTCACGGTCGCGATCGCCGACGAGCCCGGGGTCGAGGTGCACGGCGAAGGCGCCGACGCCGTCCCCACGGGTGCGAGCAACCTCGCGTGGCGCGCGGTGCAGGAACTGGCCAGGCACGTCGGGCGCGACCCGGACGAGCCCAAGATCCGGGTGGTCATCAACAAGGGCATCCCGGTGTCCGGCGGCATGGCCGGCGGCAGCGCGGACGCCGCGGCGACCCTGGTCGGCCTGGCGTCGCTGTGGCGGCTCGACATCACCCGCGACGAACTGGCGGGCATCTGCGCCAAGCTGGGCAGCGACGTGCCGTTCACGCTCTACGGCGGCACCGCGCTCGGCACCGGCCGCGGCGAGAAGCTGGTCCCCGTGTTGTCCCGGCACACCTACCACTGGGTGCTCGCCTTCGACCGGCGCGGCCTGTCCACGCCCAAGGTGTTCACCGAACTCGACCGCCTGCGCGATGAGGGCGACCCGCCGCGCATCGGCGCGGTCGAGCCCGTCCTGGAGGCGCTGGCCACCGGCGACCCGCGTCAGCTGGCGCTGCTGCTCGGCAACGACATGCAGGCCGCCGCGGTGTCGCTGCGGCCCGGCCTGCGCCGCACGCTGCGGGCCGGGGTCAGCGCGGGAGCCCTGGCAGGAACGGTGTCCGGATCGGGCCCGACCTGCGCGTTCCTCTGCTCAGACGGCGAGTCGGCGCTGCGCGTGGCGGCCGAGCTGGCAGGCGCGGGCGTGTGTCGGACCGTCCGGGTCGCGCACGGCCCGGTCCCCGGCGCCAGGGTGATCGGCGGAGACGAAACCCCCCGCCCGATCCCTCCCCAGGTCCACGCCTAA
- a CDS encoding TatD family hydrolase, protein MTPRKGDLPPVPEPLPAPVVDAHTHLDACGAKDLASVVEVLDRASSVGVDRVITVADDLDSAVWAAEASTWDSRVFAAVAVHPTRTANFTDSDKAVIEDLSRRPRVVAVGETGLDYYWDYSPRDAQEEAFRWHIDLAKRVGKPLMIHDRDAHEDILRVLTEEGPPETVVFHCFSGDLGFARRCVDQGFVLSFAGPVTFRNARALREAAAFVPLEQLLVETDAPFLTPHPFRGRPNEPYCVAYTVRDLAELRGVDVADLANSVSTTANRVFRLLDVTSDLPGGEQLR, encoded by the coding sequence GTGACGCCACGCAAGGGTGACCTACCACCGGTTCCGGAGCCACTTCCGGCACCGGTGGTGGACGCCCACACGCACCTGGATGCCTGTGGTGCCAAGGATTTGGCGTCGGTCGTCGAGGTGCTCGACCGGGCGTCGTCGGTCGGCGTCGACCGGGTGATCACCGTGGCCGACGACCTGGACTCCGCGGTCTGGGCGGCCGAGGCGTCCACTTGGGACTCGCGAGTCTTCGCCGCGGTCGCGGTGCATCCCACGCGGACAGCGAACTTCACTGATTCGGACAAAGCGGTCATAGAGGATTTGTCGCGGCGGCCAAGGGTTGTCGCGGTCGGCGAGACCGGCCTCGACTACTACTGGGACTACTCGCCGCGCGACGCGCAGGAAGAGGCGTTCCGCTGGCACATCGACCTGGCCAAACGGGTCGGCAAGCCGCTGATGATCCACGACCGCGACGCGCACGAGGACATCCTCCGTGTGCTGACTGAAGAAGGACCACCCGAAACGGTGGTTTTCCACTGTTTTTCGGGTGACCTCGGCTTTGCGCGTCGCTGCGTCGATCAAGGTTTCGTATTGTCCTTCGCGGGACCGGTCACGTTCCGCAACGCGAGGGCGCTGCGCGAGGCGGCCGCTTTCGTGCCGCTGGAACAACTTCTGGTGGAGACGGACGCGCCTTTCCTCACGCCTCACCCGTTTCGGGGTCGCCCGAACGAGCCGTACTGCGTCGCGTACACCGTGCGCGACCTTGCCGAGCTGCGCGGCGTGGATGTGGCCGATCTCGCAAATTCTGTGTCTACAACCGCAAATCGCGTGTTTCGGTTGCTCGATGTGACATCGGACCTTCCGGGCGGTGAGCAATTGCGCTGA
- a CDS encoding fatty acyl-AMP ligase, giving the protein MSRFVDMLVATATTRGAARGITTGEPKAPVRHTWGEVHERARRMAGGLVAGGLAKHGAVAVLAAEPVTIAPAVQAVWLAGGSVTMLHQPTPRTDLAEWAEDTVRVLAMIGSKLVLLGSPFDAVAPVLDQHGIGYLRLEDLDGEPLSEVVSVDEDAPALLQLTSGSTAEPKAVRITHGNLFANLTSMAEASALDVDNDIMVSWLPLFHDMGMVGFLTVPMTVGLELVKVTPVDFLTGPLLWADLISRHRGTITAAPNFAYALLGRRLSGVDEEGKYDLSSLRLALNGAEPIDEKAVLAFTDAGARFGLRPECVFPAYGMAEATLAVSFAPLLGGLTLDYIDAEQLEAENRAVPVEPGPDARSFAILGKPLRGIEASIVDDDGKVLGEREVGEIRLRGEAVTPGYLTVDGPLATQDADGWLDTGDLGYIVDGQIVICGRRKDVIILAGRNIYPTDIERAAASVEGVRAGNAVAVRIDAGSRRERFAVVVESKHAGDAEQEKRLRKEVGARVFESVNARPVAVAVLPPGTLPKTPSGKLRRAAAGEQLAATLQS; this is encoded by the coding sequence ATGAGTCGGTTCGTTGACATGCTTGTGGCCACCGCGACGACCCGCGGCGCGGCACGGGGAATCACCACCGGGGAGCCCAAGGCGCCCGTTCGGCACACGTGGGGCGAGGTGCACGAGCGGGCCCGGCGGATGGCGGGCGGGCTCGTCGCGGGTGGCCTGGCCAAGCACGGCGCCGTCGCGGTGCTCGCGGCCGAGCCGGTGACCATCGCGCCCGCCGTGCAGGCCGTGTGGCTGGCTGGCGGCAGCGTCACCATGCTGCACCAGCCCACCCCGCGCACCGACCTCGCCGAATGGGCCGAGGACACCGTGCGGGTGCTGGCGATGATCGGCTCCAAGCTGGTCCTGCTCGGCTCGCCGTTCGACGCGGTCGCGCCGGTGCTCGACCAGCACGGCATCGGGTACTTGCGGCTGGAGGACCTCGACGGCGAACCGCTGTCCGAGGTTGTTTCGGTCGACGAGGACGCCCCCGCGCTGCTGCAGCTCACCAGCGGCTCGACGGCTGAGCCGAAGGCGGTGCGGATCACCCACGGCAACCTGTTCGCGAACCTGACCTCGATGGCCGAGGCGTCGGCGCTCGACGTCGACAACGACATCATGGTGTCGTGGCTGCCGCTGTTCCACGACATGGGGATGGTCGGCTTCCTGACCGTGCCGATGACGGTGGGCCTGGAACTGGTGAAGGTCACCCCGGTCGACTTCCTGACCGGGCCGCTGCTGTGGGCCGACCTGATCTCGCGCCACCGCGGCACGATCACCGCCGCCCCCAACTTCGCCTACGCCCTGCTCGGCCGCCGACTGTCCGGTGTGGACGAAGAGGGCAAGTACGACCTGTCGTCGCTTCGCCTGGCGCTCAACGGAGCGGAGCCGATCGACGAGAAGGCGGTGCTGGCGTTCACCGACGCGGGCGCCCGCTTCGGCCTGCGTCCCGAGTGTGTGTTCCCGGCCTACGGCATGGCCGAGGCGACCCTCGCGGTCTCCTTCGCGCCGCTACTCGGCGGGTTGACCTTGGACTACATCGACGCGGAGCAGTTGGAAGCGGAAAACCGTGCGGTGCCAGTGGAACCGGGCCCCGACGCCCGCTCGTTCGCCATCCTCGGCAAGCCCCTGCGCGGCATCGAAGCCTCGATCGTCGACGACGACGGCAAGGTCCTCGGCGAGCGCGAGGTCGGCGAGATCCGCCTGCGTGGGGAGGCCGTCACCCCGGGATACCTGACGGTCGACGGTCCACTCGCGACCCAGGACGCCGACGGCTGGCTCGACACCGGCGACCTCGGGTACATAGTGGACGGACAGATCGTGATCTGCGGCAGGCGCAAGGACGTCATCATCCTGGCGGGCCGCAACATCTACCCGACAGACATCGAACGCGCCGCGGCGTCGGTCGAGGGCGTCCGCGCGGGCAACGCGGTGGCGGTCCGCATCGACGCGGGCAGCAGGCGTGAACGGTTCGCGGTGGTGGTGGAGTCCAAGCACGCGGGGGACGCGGAGCAGGAGAAGCGGCTGCGCAAGGAAGTCGGCGCCCGGGTCTTCGAGTCGGTCAACGCCCGCCCGGTGGCGGTCGCCGTCCTCCCGCCCGGCACCCTGCCCAAAACCCCCTCAGGCAAACTCCGCCGCGCCGCCGCGGGCGAACAACTGGCCGCCACCCTGCAGTCCTGA
- the metG gene encoding methionine--tRNA ligase, translating to MSAPVLTAVAWPYANGPRHIGHVSGFGVPSDVFSRYMRMSGHRVLMVSGTDEHGTPISVQADKEGLTTRQLADKYNRVIAEDLQGLGLSYDLFTRTTTGNHYKVVQELFLALHRNGYVQAKTQMGAISPSTGRTLPDRYIEGTCPICGYDGARGDQCDNCGNQLDPIDLKNPRSKINGEVPKFVETEHLFLDLPSFAGALGSWLSTRTGWRPNVLKFSENLLGDMRPRAITRDIDWGVPVPLDGWRDQPMKKFYVWFDAVIGYLSASVEWARRSGDADAWKEFWTDPAQAYYFMGKDNIVFHSLIWPSLLLGQNGEGDKGGQPGGFGKLNLPTEVVSSEFLTMSGSKFSTSRGTVIYVRDFLKQFGPDTLRYFISVAGPENQDTDFTWDEFIRRTNFELANEWGNLVNRSISMAHKNVGAIPTPTAPTAADAELKALARNAFDTVGENLRRSRFKAAANEAMRVVGAANKYLSDEEPWKRKDDPERRDTILHTALQVVSDANTLLTPFLPHSAQKIHEALGGKGVWSSQPEIREVADLDDPSLQYPVLTGDYANDQAKWESVDIEVGRPLDKPSPLFAKLDAELGETGPDWAPIVK from the coding sequence ATGAGCGCCCCCGTGTTGACCGCGGTGGCCTGGCCCTACGCCAACGGCCCCCGCCATATCGGTCACGTCTCCGGATTCGGTGTCCCTTCGGACGTCTTCTCCCGCTACATGCGAATGTCCGGTCACCGGGTGCTCATGGTCAGCGGAACGGACGAACACGGCACCCCGATCTCGGTGCAGGCCGACAAAGAAGGCCTGACCACCCGCCAGCTCGCCGACAAGTACAACCGTGTGATCGCCGAGGATCTCCAAGGTCTCGGGCTGTCCTATGACCTGTTCACCCGCACGACCACGGGCAACCACTACAAGGTCGTCCAGGAGCTGTTCCTGGCGCTGCACCGCAACGGGTACGTGCAGGCCAAGACCCAGATGGGCGCGATCAGCCCGTCCACCGGCCGCACCCTGCCCGACCGCTACATCGAGGGCACCTGCCCGATCTGCGGCTACGACGGCGCGCGCGGCGACCAGTGCGACAACTGCGGCAACCAGCTCGACCCGATCGACCTGAAGAACCCCCGCTCGAAGATCAACGGCGAGGTGCCGAAGTTCGTCGAGACCGAGCACCTGTTCCTCGACCTGCCGTCGTTCGCGGGCGCGCTGGGGTCGTGGCTGTCCACCCGCACCGGGTGGCGGCCGAACGTGCTCAAGTTCAGCGAGAACCTGCTCGGCGACATGCGCCCCCGCGCGATCACCCGCGACATCGACTGGGGTGTCCCGGTTCCGCTCGACGGGTGGCGCGACCAGCCGATGAAGAAGTTCTACGTCTGGTTCGACGCGGTGATCGGCTACTTGTCCGCCAGCGTCGAATGGGCTCGCCGCAGCGGCGACGCCGACGCCTGGAAGGAGTTCTGGACCGACCCGGCCCAGGCCTACTACTTCATGGGCAAGGACAACATCGTCTTCCACTCGCTGATCTGGCCGTCGCTGCTGCTCGGGCAGAACGGTGAGGGCGACAAGGGCGGACAGCCCGGCGGGTTCGGCAAGCTCAACCTGCCGACCGAGGTCGTCTCCAGCGAGTTCCTCACCATGAGCGGCTCGAAGTTCTCCACCTCGCGCGGCACCGTGATCTATGTCCGGGACTTCCTCAAGCAGTTCGGTCCCGACACGCTGCGGTACTTCATCTCGGTCGCGGGCCCGGAGAACCAGGACACCGACTTCACCTGGGACGAGTTCATCCGCCGGACCAACTTCGAGTTGGCCAACGAGTGGGGCAACCTGGTCAACCGGTCGATCTCGATGGCGCACAAGAACGTCGGCGCCATCCCGACCCCGACCGCGCCCACGGCCGCCGACGCGGAGCTGAAGGCGTTGGCGCGCAACGCGTTCGACACCGTCGGCGAGAACCTGCGGCGTTCGCGCTTCAAGGCCGCGGCCAACGAGGCCATGCGCGTGGTCGGCGCGGCGAACAAGTACCTGTCCGATGAGGAGCCCTGGAAGCGCAAGGATGACCCGGAGCGTCGGGACACGATCCTGCACACCGCGCTGCAGGTCGTCTCCGACGCGAACACGCTGCTCACGCCGTTCCTGCCGCACTCCGCGCAGAAGATCCACGAGGCGCTGGGCGGCAAGGGCGTGTGGTCCTCGCAGCCGGAGATCCGTGAGGTCGCCGACCTTGACGACCCGAGCCTGCAGTACCCGGTCCTGACTGGTGACTACGCCAATGACCAGGCCAAATGGGAATCGGTGGACATCGAGGTTGGCCGTCCGCTGGACAAGCCGTCGCCGCTGTTCGCCAAGCTCGACGCCGAACTCGGCGAGACCGGCCCGGACTGGGCGCCGATCGTCAAGTGA
- a CDS encoding methionine ABC transporter ATP-binding protein — translation MITVENLTKSFHGDTGPVLALENVTLEVPAGTITGVVGPQGSGKSTLARLVSLQERPDSGVIRVEGYNTAALDPRRLRAARRRIGVIQHGDLLPQRTAAGNIAIPLEQAGIDGPQRRDRVGKLLDLIGLTDKAATYPDALTPGQRARVSVARALVGDPGLLLADDPTRGLDADATAGVLAVLDRARAELGSTVLIATSDAGVVRRIADDVALLSAGRIQESGQLLSLIQDPNSQVARTLLPEIDTVPAAGRHDRVAEVILVGFAAVGALLPEAGARFDSAISVVGGGLTRVGETPVARFLVGVNGARADAALAWIAERGALVAQPTTVPHLHAA, via the coding sequence ATGATCACCGTTGAAAACCTCACCAAGTCCTTCCACGGCGACACCGGCCCGGTGCTCGCCCTCGAGAACGTCACCCTCGAGGTCCCCGCCGGGACGATCACCGGCGTGGTCGGCCCGCAGGGCTCCGGCAAGTCCACCCTCGCCCGCCTGGTGTCGCTGCAGGAACGCCCGGACAGCGGCGTCATCCGCGTCGAGGGCTACAACACCGCCGCCCTCGACCCGCGCAGACTCCGGGCCGCGCGCAGGCGCATCGGCGTCATCCAGCACGGCGACCTGCTGCCGCAGCGCACCGCCGCGGGCAACATCGCGATCCCGCTGGAGCAGGCCGGGATCGACGGCCCGCAGCGCCGTGACCGGGTCGGCAAGCTGCTCGACCTGATCGGCCTCACCGACAAGGCCGCCACCTACCCCGACGCCCTCACCCCCGGCCAGCGCGCCCGGGTGTCCGTCGCCCGCGCCCTGGTCGGCGACCCCGGTCTGCTGCTCGCCGACGACCCCACCAGGGGCCTCGACGCCGACGCGACCGCCGGTGTCCTCGCCGTCCTCGACCGGGCCCGCGCCGAACTCGGCTCGACCGTCCTCATCGCCACCAGCGACGCCGGTGTCGTCCGCCGCATCGCCGACGACGTCGCGCTGCTCTCGGCGGGCCGGATCCAGGAGAGCGGGCAGCTGCTCTCGCTGATCCAGGACCCGAACAGCCAGGTCGCGCGGACCCTGCTGCCCGAGATCGACACCGTGCCCGCCGCGGGCAGGCACGACCGGGTCGCCGAAGTCATCCTGGTCGGCTTCGCCGCGGTCGGCGCGCTGCTGCCCGAGGCGGGCGCCCGGTTCGACTCGGCGATCTCCGTCGTCGGCGGCGGACTGACCCGGGTCGGCGAGACCCCGGTCGCCCGCTTCCTCGTCGGCGTCAACGGCGCCCGGGCCGACGCGGCCCTGGCCTGGATCGCCGAGCGCGGCGCCCTCGTGGCCCAGCCGACGACTGTCCCGCACCTGCACGCCGCATGA
- the rsmA gene encoding 16S rRNA (adenine(1518)-N(6)/adenine(1519)-N(6))-dimethyltransferase RsmA translates to MTLLGPADVRKLAEQLDVRPTKKLGQNFVHDPNTVRRIVTVAKLTDDDVVLEVGPGLGSLTLALLPACKAVVAVEIDPVLAKQLPATVADRAPDLKDRLHVLEADAMRVQAEQLAVAPTALVANLPYNVAVPVVLHLLAELPSLRTVLVMVQAEVADRMAAGPGSKVYGVPSVKVAWYSEAKRVATVPRSVFWPVPNVDSALVLMTRRETPEADRKTVFAVVDAAFAQRRKTLRAALAGWAGSAARAEEILVAAGVDPGLRGEQLTVDDFVRIAAQG, encoded by the coding sequence GTGACTCTCCTTGGCCCCGCGGACGTGCGAAAGCTCGCCGAACAGCTCGACGTCCGCCCGACCAAGAAGCTCGGCCAGAACTTCGTCCACGACCCCAACACGGTCCGCCGCATCGTGACCGTCGCCAAGCTCACCGACGACGACGTGGTCCTCGAAGTCGGCCCCGGCCTCGGCTCCCTCACCCTCGCCCTCCTCCCCGCCTGCAAGGCCGTCGTAGCCGTCGAGATCGACCCGGTCCTGGCCAAGCAGCTCCCGGCGACCGTCGCCGACCGCGCCCCGGACCTCAAGGACCGCCTCCACGTCCTCGAAGCCGACGCCATGCGGGTCCAAGCCGAGCAGCTCGCCGTCGCGCCCACGGCCCTTGTCGCGAATCTGCCCTACAACGTCGCCGTCCCCGTGGTCCTGCACCTCCTCGCCGAGCTGCCGTCGCTGCGCACGGTGCTGGTCATGGTCCAGGCCGAGGTGGCCGACCGGATGGCCGCCGGACCCGGCAGCAAGGTCTACGGCGTCCCGAGCGTCAAGGTCGCCTGGTACTCCGAGGCCAAAAGGGTCGCCACCGTGCCGCGCTCGGTGTTCTGGCCCGTGCCGAACGTGGACTCCGCGCTGGTCCTGATGACCCGCCGCGAGACCCCCGAGGCCGACCGCAAGACGGTCTTCGCCGTCGTCGACGCGGCCTTCGCGCAGCGGCGCAAGACGCTGCGGGCGGCGCTGGCGGGGTGGGCCGGGTCGGCGGCCCGGGCCGAAGAGATCCTCGTGGCCGCCGGGGTCGACCCCGGTTTGCGCGGCGAACAGCTCACCGTGGACGACTTCGTCCGGATCGCCGCCCAGGGCTGA
- a CDS encoding resuscitation-promoting factor produces MSGKQTDGFADTDWFTPVTVGTDNHDGDFTAWRSEFPSEDYDTGYSPSLNITDHDVRYALGPQADEIMAHAGVDVEELIRLVNAETTVLPVIPDEVASGPRPLTVEDEPAPGLITAVRRWKASFLKATIAAVLVSLVGGGAAAIAMNNSVTVDVDGQARQINTYADTVGEVLEEEGINIGEHDSLSPSPTAEIGDDGKIVLQRGRQLHLTVDGEKRDAWVRATTLGEALKQANAPVAGAWISAGNDSQVPLEGMSVEIKTAKAITLFDGGNAPKPITTNAVTVQELLNELKLTLGPEDAITPGGDLKLTGGAEVRISRTGVTVVNLTEPVAPPVQKIDDPEMDKGKETIVEPGAPGERIATYRITQKNGKEIKREEIGAKETVAPKPKIVKVGTKKPPVPVIPDGQVWDRLAHCESTGNWAINTGNGYYGGLQFNKSTWDAYGGSQYAAYPHQASREQQIAIATKLRDARGGYSAWPHCASKLGLPR; encoded by the coding sequence GTGAGCGGTAAACAGACCGACGGCTTCGCCGACACCGACTGGTTCACGCCGGTCACCGTCGGCACGGACAACCACGACGGGGACTTCACGGCGTGGCGTTCGGAGTTCCCGTCCGAGGACTACGACACGGGCTACTCGCCGTCTCTGAACATCACCGACCACGATGTCCGCTACGCCCTCGGCCCGCAGGCCGACGAGATCATGGCGCACGCCGGTGTCGACGTCGAAGAGCTGATCAGGCTCGTCAACGCCGAAACCACGGTCCTGCCGGTCATTCCCGACGAGGTGGCCTCCGGCCCGCGTCCGCTGACGGTCGAGGACGAGCCCGCACCCGGTCTCATCACGGCGGTCAGACGGTGGAAGGCCTCGTTCCTCAAGGCCACCATCGCCGCGGTACTCGTGAGCTTGGTCGGCGGCGGCGCCGCGGCCATCGCGATGAACAACTCCGTCACCGTCGATGTCGACGGCCAGGCCCGCCAGATCAACACCTACGCCGACACGGTCGGTGAAGTGCTGGAAGAGGAAGGCATCAACATCGGCGAGCACGACTCGCTGAGCCCGTCCCCGACCGCAGAGATCGGCGACGACGGCAAGATCGTCCTCCAGCGCGGCCGTCAGCTGCACCTCACCGTCGACGGTGAGAAGCGCGACGCCTGGGTCCGCGCCACCACACTCGGTGAGGCCCTCAAGCAGGCCAACGCCCCCGTCGCCGGCGCGTGGATCTCCGCGGGCAACGACTCGCAGGTGCCGCTCGAAGGCATGTCGGTCGAGATCAAGACCGCCAAGGCGATCACCCTCTTCGACGGTGGCAACGCGCCCAAGCCGATCACCACGAACGCCGTCACCGTGCAGGAACTCCTCAACGAGCTGAAGCTGACGCTCGGACCCGAGGACGCGATCACCCCCGGCGGCGACCTCAAGCTCACCGGCGGTGCCGAGGTCCGGATCAGCCGCACCGGCGTGACGGTGGTCAACCTGACCGAGCCCGTCGCGCCCCCGGTGCAGAAGATCGACGACCCGGAGATGGACAAGGGCAAGGAAACGATCGTCGAGCCGGGCGCCCCCGGCGAGCGCATCGCGACCTACCGCATCACCCAGAAAAACGGCAAGGAAATCAAGCGCGAGGAAATCGGCGCGAAGGAAACCGTCGCGCCGAAGCCGAAGATCGTGAAGGTCGGCACCAAGAAGCCCCCGGTTCCCGTCATCCCCGACGGCCAGGTCTGGGACCGGCTCGCGCACTGTGAGTCCACCGGCAACTGGGCGATCAACACGGGCAACGGCTACTACGGCGGCCTGCAGTTCAACAAGAGCACCTGGGACGCCTACGGCGGCAGCCAGTACGCCGCGTACCCCCACCAGGCCTCTCGCGAGCAGCAGATCGCCATCGCCACCAAGCTCCGCGACGCCCGCGGCGGCTACAGCGCTTGGCCGCACTGCGCCAGCAAGCTCGGATTGCCCCGCTAA